The proteins below come from a single Miscanthus floridulus cultivar M001 chromosome 1, ASM1932011v1, whole genome shotgun sequence genomic window:
- the LOC136465402 gene encoding uncharacterized protein — protein MATATTWGDGVLWRWRGSRIRPPPSPSSSPSPAELAPAPAPGPPASPSPSSRPRFGGARVRRRSHPAKLAPAPADLAPAARWSSRPAELAPAARRNSPPRPGRARARIRPPSLSFFFPEPGGARARVRPPSLSFSFFAPAARRSSRPAELAPGEARPRGPAELVPAPADLTPVARRSSCKNTVPVKKNRLNSADYKVTPAVHALGHQK, from the exons atggcgacggcgacgacgtggGGCGACGGCGTGCTCTGGCGCTGGCGTGGCTCCCGGAtccggccccctccctctccttcttcttccccgagcccggcggagctcgcgcccgcgcccgcgcccggcccccctgcctctccttctccttcttcacgCCCGCGGTTCGGCGGAGCTCGCGTCCGGCGGAGGTCGCACCCGGCCAAGCTCGCGCCCGCACCGGCGGATCTCGCGCCCGCGGCTCGGTGGAGCTCGCgcccggcggagctcgccccCGCGGCTCGGCGAAACTCGCCCCCGCGGCCCGGCCGAGCTCGCGCCCGGAtccggcccccctccctctccttcttcttccccgagcccggcggagctcgcgcccgcgtccggcccccctccctctccttctccttcttcgcgcccgcggctcggcggagctcgcgtccggcggagctcgcgcccggCGAAGCTCGCCCCCGCGGCCCGGCCGAGCTCGTGCCCGCGCCGGCGGATCTCACGCCCGTGGCTCGGCGGAGCTCTTGC aaaaacactgttccggttaaAAAAAACAGgctgaatagtgcggattataag GTTACGCCCGCAGTCCACGCGCTCGGCCACCAGAAGTga